The Corythoichthys intestinalis isolate RoL2023-P3 chromosome 1, ASM3026506v1, whole genome shotgun sequence genome has a segment encoding these proteins:
- the LOC130927731 gene encoding piggyBac transposable element-derived protein 4-like has translation MPYINQEAAPETVYIKEEEQDDEIPKFPVTFSVNSEEDEGPCGAAKQSSDGLFQYLTTKEEGQSQLDELLAPFLDSDDITSDSDFNTDEEDDNFDNNALKSFNEPSLKSDTKDGAGQPGEDSDEGGNWEEDVDDDESQNEEQEEEEEHAQGDDDERLWRSINKKIIWSPTHEMSRDFVPPTLPSPGPTKYAISRISSPITAFDLFFPDNIMDHILKMTNLQGCRAITGWTKLTAQELRAYLGLLILAGMYRSRNESTLSLWDKDLGRPIFVQTMSHGRFGQINRALRFDDKLLRPRRHHSDKLSPISDIWIKWNDILPKLYSPGRDICVDEQMVSFRGRCSFKQYMPSKSVKYGIKVWALCDVETSYALKLEVYTGKPPGDTRTSNVGMGVVLRLCDSFEGHTVTTDNFFTSFPLAEELKKKKIALVGTLRKNKGELPPALLRITCRQPLSSLFAFTKNMALVSYVPKRAENFLVLSTRHRTPDVPEGALKKPQIILDYNRCKGAVDHLDQVCGAYSCRRRALRWPMCLFHYMVDISAYNAFVLFSNVKPDWSRAKLFRRRLFLLEVAKALVTPEITRRQRWRSEQRVESLADQPAVAPLPGPATHVAPPKPHLKRKQCGLCTEKLQASHSCVKCGVAICNKHTKRACWNC, from the exons ATGCCGTACATCAATCAGGAGGCGGCGCCAGAGACCGTCTacattaaagaagaagaacaggATGATGAAATTCCCAAGTTTCCAGTGACTTTCAGTGTGAACAGTGAAGAAGATGAAGGTCCTTGTGGAGCAGCGAAACAATCGAGCGACGGGTTGTTTCAATATCTGACAACAAAAGAAGAGGGACAGTCGCAACTGGACGAGCTGTTAGCTCCATTTTTGGACAGCGACGACATTACATCAGACTCAGACTTTAACACTGATGAAGAGGATGATAACTTTGACAACAATGCTTTGAAATCCTTCAACGAGCCATCTTTGAAAAGCGACACAAAAGACGGCGCAG GCCAGCCTGGCGAGGACAGTGACGAAGGTGGGAATTGGGAGGAGGATGTGGATGACGACGAAAGTCAAAATGAGGagcaggaagaggaggaggagcacGCTCAAGGGGACGACGACGAACGATTATGGAGGtccataaacaaaaaaataatttggtctcCCACCCACGAGATGTCCCGGGATTTTGTCCCGCCGACACTTCCCTCTCCCGGACCGACGAAGTACGCGATCTCTAGAATTAGCAGCCCAATCACGgcatttgatttattttttcccgACAATATCATGGATCACATTTTGAAAATGACGAACCTGCAAGGGTGCAGGGCTATTACGGGCTGGACCAAGCTAACCGCGCAGGAGCTGCGTGCGTATTTAGGACTGCTCATTCTTGCAGGGATGTACCGGTCCAGAAACGAATCAACGCTCAGCCTGTGGGACAAAGACCTCGGCAGACCGATCTTTGTCCAAACAATGTCGCACGGCAGATTTGGCCAGATAAACCGTGCGCTAAGGTTCGATGACAAGCTGCTCCGGCCACGACGTCACCACAGTGACAAGCTCTCGCCCATTAGTGACATCTGGATCAAGTGGAATGACATCCTCCCCAAGCTCTACAGCCCTGGAAGAGACATTTGCGTGGACGAGCAGATGGTGTCATTCAGAGGCCGCTGCTCGTTCAAGCAGTATATGCCATCCAAGTCGGTGAAATATGGAATCAAGGTGTGGGCGCTTTGTGACGTGGAGACTTCCTATGCGTTGAAACTGGAGGTATACACGGGAAAGCCTCCAGGGGACACGCGCACCTCAAATGTGGGCATGGGCGTGGTGCTGCGCCTGTGTGATTCTTTCGAAGGGCACACTGTCACGACCGACAACTTCTTCACTTCTTTCCCACTGGCCGAagaattgaaaaagaaaaaaattgcattggtcggcaccctgagaaagaacaAAGGGGAGCTTCCTCCAGCACTCCTTAGAATAACCTGCAGGCAGCCACTCTCAAG CTTGTTtgcattcacaaaaaatatggcCCTCGTGTCATATGTCCCGAAAAGAGCGGAAAATTTTCTGGTGCTGAGTACGAGGCACCGCACGCCAGATGTTCCAGAGGGAGCACTCAAGAAGCCACAAATTATTCTGGACTACAATAGATGCAAAGGAGCGGTTGACCACTTGGACCAG GTCTGTGGAGCTTACTCCTGTCGTCGGCGGGCACTGAGGTGGCCCATGTGTCTGTTCCACTACATGGTGGACATTTCTGCCTACAACGCTTTTGTGTTGTTCAGTAATGTGAAGCCGGATTGGAGCCGCGCAAAGCTGTTTCGGCGACGGCTGTTTTTACTGGAGGTGGCCAAGGCCCTGGTCACGCCAGAAATCACACGCAGACAGAGGTGGAGGTCAGAGCAGCGAGTAGAAAGCCTGGCTGACCAGCCAGCTGTGGCTCCACTGCCAGGTCCAGCAACACATGTGGCCCCACCAAAGCCCCATCTGAAGCGGAAGCAGTGTGGGCTGTGCACTGAGAAATTGCAGGCTTCACACTCATGTGTGAAGTGTGGTGTTGCTATATGCAACAAACATACAAAGAGGGCATGTTGGAATTGTTAG